Proteins from a genomic interval of Cupriavidus sp. WKF15:
- a CDS encoding DUF1254 domain-containing protein, which yields MNHPAPQLFAAPVYSSSQEALAAAAAIPLVIYGYPLVETIRTCKVQTAVSQATAYGRAPVNTLSASERQWTHEDRDVVTPANDLLYFCGWANLADGPVTLCVPPLPQCDPQRDRYYVVELLDAWTNNFENLGPRNVPAEGGTVTLVGPGQHAEGEHVVACPTSLVWLLGRVLVQGADLAAAHAFESGFALDAPDKTMPQCVRAWCDTGNEALDFFQNLFNALREYPPSERELGAFTLLRKAGLKLEGEIDVTALRAEVRAGLENAYRQAMQLIEAHTRSQGRKSWGYSLKLGIYGDDWLQRACTAMKGLGALRADEAIYAMADFDADSEPLHGAHAYELRFPPGMLPPAQAFWSVSLYGEDRFFSANEIGRYAVGDRTPGLRMEADGSLVIPISHRRPEQAERAGNWLPAPAGPFYLILRLYHPAPAFIAGEYRIPPVRRIA from the coding sequence ACCCGTCTACAGCTCCAGCCAGGAAGCGCTGGCGGCCGCCGCCGCCATACCGCTGGTGATTTATGGCTATCCGCTGGTCGAAACGATCCGTACTTGCAAGGTGCAGACCGCGGTCAGCCAGGCCACCGCCTATGGCCGCGCCCCGGTCAACACGCTGTCGGCGAGCGAGCGCCAGTGGACGCATGAAGACCGCGATGTCGTCACGCCTGCCAATGACCTGTTGTACTTCTGCGGCTGGGCCAACCTGGCCGACGGACCGGTCACGCTGTGCGTGCCGCCGCTGCCGCAGTGTGACCCACAGCGCGACCGGTACTACGTGGTGGAGCTGCTGGATGCCTGGACCAACAACTTCGAGAACCTGGGTCCGCGCAACGTGCCGGCCGAAGGTGGAACCGTGACGCTGGTCGGTCCCGGCCAGCACGCCGAAGGCGAGCATGTCGTGGCCTGCCCGACCTCGCTGGTGTGGCTGCTGGGGCGCGTGCTGGTACAGGGCGCCGACCTGGCCGCGGCCCATGCGTTCGAAAGCGGCTTTGCGCTCGACGCGCCGGACAAGACGATGCCGCAATGCGTACGCGCATGGTGCGATACCGGCAACGAGGCGCTCGACTTCTTCCAGAACCTGTTCAACGCACTGCGGGAGTATCCGCCCAGCGAGCGCGAACTGGGCGCGTTCACGCTGCTGCGCAAGGCCGGCCTCAAGCTGGAGGGCGAGATCGACGTCACAGCATTGCGCGCGGAGGTCCGCGCCGGCCTGGAGAATGCGTATCGCCAGGCCATGCAGCTGATCGAGGCGCATACGCGCAGCCAGGGCCGCAAGAGCTGGGGCTACAGCCTGAAGCTGGGCATCTATGGCGATGACTGGCTGCAGCGCGCCTGCACCGCGATGAAGGGCCTCGGTGCGCTGCGCGCCGACGAGGCCATCTATGCGATGGCCGATTTCGATGCCGACAGCGAGCCGCTGCATGGCGCGCACGCGTATGAACTGCGCTTCCCGCCTGGCATGCTGCCGCCGGCGCAGGCGTTCTGGTCGGTGTCCTTATACGGCGAGGACCGTTTCTTCAGCGCCAACGAGATCGGCCGCTATGCCGTGGGCGACCGCACGCCGGGCCTGCGCATGGAGGCAGACGGCAGCCTGGTCATCCCGATCTCGCACCGGCGCCCCGAACAGGCCGAACGGGCCGGCAACTGGCTGCCCGCTCCCGCGGGCCCGTTCTACCTGATCCTGCGCCTGTACCATCCCGCGCCGGCCTTTATCGCGGGCGAGTACCGCATTCCGCCGGTGCGCCGGATTGCCTGA